One region of Exiguobacterium acetylicum genomic DNA includes:
- a CDS encoding LytS/YhcK type 5TM receptor domain-containing protein, with protein sequence MLEQIPFLLSRLGMLALLAFLLSQWRISRYIFKMDRGMNLPLLFAFVSSGILMNYAGIELSQDTTIDPLLGLAVEKDALLLDTRLAVIVTSGLIGGPVIGGITGCLVGLHRYVLGSLGAEAGWIIAMLAGLASGWYRKRWRLHDGYALVPPIGIVLTALLFESGITLLLAPDTAEALDLMSRAAFPLLFANMCGVVLFIMILRTQLRLEGDLFVRQTERSDRLLQALQPLRKQGLTSEVARQIGATLLKETKMQRIVVLGATEVVIDMTDQQPAVCGEQPRREEQRWIEAEEPVRQEDEQTGQILSFHPMRINGQKAGVICYFSKDLFDDTVERMTEQLVRLLARELHMHREDQLLRLSVRKMKPMLHVSYLKGIIEEIQRTADPGTPVKHQLNALLQLLTAATRHDEHPLREELATLKAYLSLEGTRRRPNQLTSADITVDLDIETAVEEYFVFPFLVTQLVDNALRHGFVKAGRHHRIDVRAFKATTDWVIEVTDNGQGMPLAVMQQLDQQEAGDSNLFLIRRALDVTYGPTATLHVHSIIHQGTRIEVRLPLPSL encoded by the coding sequence GTGCTCGAGCAGATTCCATTCTTACTGAGTCGTTTAGGTATGTTAGCACTGTTAGCCTTTTTATTGTCCCAGTGGCGCATTTCCCGATACATATTCAAGATGGACCGCGGAATGAATCTTCCACTGCTCTTTGCATTCGTGTCATCCGGTATTTTGATGAACTACGCAGGAATTGAACTTTCGCAAGATACGACGATTGATCCGTTACTCGGATTAGCTGTCGAGAAGGATGCCCTGTTGCTCGATACCCGACTCGCTGTCATCGTGACGAGCGGATTGATTGGGGGACCAGTGATCGGCGGCATCACGGGATGTTTGGTTGGTCTACACCGCTACGTACTCGGCTCGTTAGGAGCAGAAGCCGGTTGGATCATCGCCATGCTCGCTGGACTTGCGAGCGGCTGGTATCGAAAACGCTGGCGTTTGCATGATGGTTATGCGCTCGTTCCACCAATCGGTATCGTATTGACGGCATTATTGTTCGAAAGTGGGATTACATTATTACTTGCACCTGATACAGCAGAAGCACTTGATTTGATGAGTCGTGCTGCTTTTCCGTTACTATTTGCAAACATGTGTGGGGTCGTGCTGTTCATCATGATCTTACGAACACAACTTCGACTCGAAGGCGATCTTTTCGTCCGCCAGACCGAGCGTTCCGATCGTCTACTGCAAGCGTTACAACCCTTACGAAAGCAGGGATTGACTTCGGAAGTCGCGCGGCAGATCGGAGCGACATTATTGAAGGAAACGAAGATGCAACGGATCGTCGTGCTCGGGGCGACAGAGGTCGTCATCGATATGACGGACCAGCAACCAGCAGTCTGCGGCGAGCAACCAAGACGTGAGGAACAACGATGGATCGAAGCAGAAGAACCCGTCCGACAGGAAGACGAGCAGACGGGACAAATTCTCAGTTTTCATCCGATGCGCATTAACGGTCAAAAGGCAGGTGTCATCTGTTACTTTTCGAAAGACTTATTTGACGACACCGTCGAGCGGATGACGGAACAACTCGTCCGTTTATTAGCACGAGAGCTGCATATGCATCGAGAAGATCAGTTGCTCCGGTTAAGCGTAAGAAAGATGAAACCGATGTTACATGTCAGCTATCTGAAAGGCATCATCGAAGAAATCCAGCGGACAGCTGATCCAGGAACTCCTGTGAAACATCAACTGAATGCGCTACTTCAACTGTTGACGGCAGCGACGCGGCATGATGAACATCCACTCCGCGAGGAACTGGCGACCCTGAAGGCCTATTTATCACTAGAAGGAACACGACGTCGCCCGAATCAACTGACCTCCGCTGATATCACGGTCGATCTTGATATCGAGACCGCTGTTGAAGAATACTTCGTCTTTCCATTCCTTGTGACGCAGCTCGTCGATAATGCACTGCGTCATGGGTTCGTAAAGGCAGGACGACATCACCGGATTGATGTCCGTGCTTTCAAGGCGACGACAGACTGGGTCATTGAAGTCACAGATAACGGACAGGGGATGCCGCTTGCTGTGATGCAACAACTGGATCAACAGGAAGCGGGGGATTCGAACCTGTTCCTGATTCGACGCGCATTAGACGTGACATACGGTCCGACTGCAACATTACACGTCCACTCGATCATCCATCAAGGGACTCGGATCGAAGTGCGATTACCACTTCCGTCTCTGTAA
- a CDS encoding aldose epimerase family protein, producing MMITTTEVGQLGDQSLLRFTLQNVHGHSIDILNRGAKILAIRVPDQHGMIENVVLAFDDLSEYQDDPHHLGATIGRVGGRIANGAFALEGMTYVLEQNEGEHHLHGGSENWANRMFTHEINDDKLVLRLDSPSGENGYPGHLSFTLTFEWTDENVLHIHYEAETTASTPFSPTNHTYFNLTGEAKTTIEQHLLRMDAPFYVPLTKDAVPTGDILPVTDTVFDFLDARPLHEVTHASDEQLRQAGSGVDHPFLLRENGEIVLDEPISGRRLRVVTDQPGVVVYTANHLSGEFTICGRRATPYLGICFETQGLPDAINQPNFPSVVLHADEHYHKRTSFHFQMMS from the coding sequence ATGATGATTACGACAACAGAAGTGGGACAACTAGGTGATCAGTCCTTGTTACGATTCACGTTACAGAATGTGCATGGGCATAGTATCGATATCTTGAACCGAGGCGCAAAAATTCTTGCCATCCGGGTTCCGGATCAACATGGAATGATCGAAAATGTCGTACTCGCGTTTGACGACCTATCAGAATACCAAGATGATCCGCATCACTTAGGCGCCACGATTGGACGCGTCGGAGGACGAATCGCGAATGGCGCGTTCGCACTCGAAGGGATGACGTACGTCCTTGAGCAAAATGAGGGCGAGCATCATCTTCATGGAGGAAGCGAAAATTGGGCGAACCGAATGTTCACGCACGAAATCAACGACGACAAACTTGTTCTACGTTTAGATAGTCCGAGTGGGGAGAACGGCTATCCGGGGCACTTGTCGTTCACGCTGACCTTCGAATGGACGGACGAGAACGTCCTGCATATTCATTATGAAGCGGAGACGACAGCTTCGACACCATTCAGTCCGACGAATCATACGTACTTTAATTTGACGGGTGAGGCGAAGACGACGATTGAACAGCATCTGTTACGAATGGATGCACCTTTTTATGTTCCGTTGACGAAAGATGCGGTACCGACCGGTGACATTCTCCCGGTGACAGACACCGTCTTTGATTTTCTCGATGCCCGTCCCCTACATGAAGTGACACATGCATCAGATGAACAACTCCGCCAAGCGGGTAGTGGGGTCGATCATCCTTTCCTGCTTAGAGAGAATGGAGAAATCGTTCTCGACGAACCAATCAGCGGGCGACGATTGCGCGTCGTGACGGATCAACCGGGAGTCGTCGTCTATACCGCTAATCATTTGTCGGGCGAGTTTACGATTTGCGGAAGACGAGCAACCCCATACCTCGGAATCTGTTTTGAGACACAAGGATTACCGGATGCGATCAACCAACCGAATTTTCCTTCCGTCGTCTTGCATGCCGATGAGCACTATCATAAGCGTACTTCGTTTCATTTTCAGATGATGTCATGA
- a CDS encoding DegV family protein yields MTKIAWVTDSMAYFTKEEADAIGVNVVPIQILLGDTAYQENAITVERLFRALDADKKLIAKTSQPIFGEFVGTYERLKEEGYDCAIAVHCTNGLSSTVQSSASAAEAASFPVHIIDSHTAFENQQEFIRYGMELAAQGKSVEEIVVALQALTKKTHFYMIVGNMETMRRGGRVSSGDLFLANLLSIKPIITTDEAGKIVPFKKARSLKKAYIEMVKQIDESMRQHTFYKNRIYVATTMAPEMAAELRQQVAAKFPDLTILEGTFGPAIGTHAGAETVGLFWMND; encoded by the coding sequence ATGACTAAAATAGCATGGGTGACCGATAGTATGGCCTATTTCACGAAGGAAGAGGCAGATGCGATCGGCGTCAATGTCGTACCGATTCAAATCTTACTCGGTGATACGGCGTATCAAGAGAATGCGATCACGGTCGAGCGACTGTTCCGTGCGCTAGATGCGGACAAAAAGCTGATTGCCAAAACATCACAACCAATCTTTGGGGAGTTCGTTGGAACGTACGAACGTCTGAAAGAAGAAGGTTATGACTGTGCGATTGCAGTGCACTGTACGAATGGACTCTCAAGTACCGTCCAAAGTTCAGCATCAGCAGCGGAAGCAGCCAGCTTCCCGGTTCATATCATCGACTCGCATACAGCGTTTGAGAACCAACAAGAGTTCATTCGTTACGGGATGGAGCTTGCGGCACAGGGGAAATCCGTCGAGGAAATCGTCGTTGCCTTACAAGCGTTGACGAAAAAGACCCATTTCTATATGATCGTCGGTAATATGGAGACGATGCGCCGGGGTGGACGTGTTTCATCTGGTGACTTGTTCCTTGCGAACCTACTCAGCATCAAACCGATCATCACGACGGATGAAGCAGGGAAAATCGTACCATTCAAAAAAGCGCGTTCTTTAAAGAAAGCTTACATTGAAATGGTTAAACAAATCGACGAATCGATGCGTCAGCACACGTTCTACAAGAACCGGATTTATGTCGCGACGACGATGGCGCCGGAAATGGCAGCGGAACTGCGGCAACAAGTCGCAGCGAAGTTTCCGGATTTGACGATTCTCGAAGGCACGTTCGGACCAGCAATCGGAACGCATGCCGGAGCAGAGACGGTCGGTCTATTCTGGATGAATGATTAA